The window CGGTCGCGCTCACGAAGTTCGTCGGCCAGTACGAGACGAGCTGGCAGTACGTGTTCTCGGTCTCGGTCGTCTCGATCGTGCCCGTCGTCATCCTCTTCATGCTCATCGAGAAGCGCCTCATCGGGGGGCTCACCGCGGGAGCCGTGAAGTAACGAACGTTCCCGACGAGGACAGACGTCGGGAACCATCGGCGGGGCGGGGATCGCGCGGAGCGGTCCCCGCCCCGTTCGTGCGCGCGCCGCTCGGACGAACGCCGCCGGGCGCACGCCGCGCCGTCGTGGACACGCCCCGTCGGAGTGCCCGGACGTGCCGCCGGTTCGAGGACGACACGACGGTCGGAGTAGCGTGGACGGGTGCCAGCCGTCCCAGCCGCCCCGAACGACGCGTCGGGCGGCGACTCCTGGAAGGGCCACGAACGCGGCTCGCGGGAGTTCGGCCGGGTGCGACTCGCGCTCTTCTTCGCGGGCGTCGTGACGTTCGCACAGCTCTACGCGCCACAGGCCGTCCTGCCCGAGATCGCGACGGAGTTCGGGATCGACGCGAGCCGGGCGTCGCTCATGGTCTCGACGGGCACGTTCGGCGTCGCCGCCTCGGTGCTGCCGTGGTCGCTCGTCGCGGATCGCGTCGGGCGCGTGCGCGTCATGTCGATCTCGGTGATCTCCGCGACCGTCCTCGGACTCGTCACGGCCGCGATGCCGCTCTTCGAGCTCGCCGTCGCGCTCCGACTGCTCGAGGGCATCGCGCTCGGCGGCATCCCGGCCGTCGCGCTCGCCTACCTCAACGAGGAGGTCACGCGCCGGGCCGCCCCGCTCGTCGCGGGTATGTTCGTCGCGGGCAACACGATGGGTGGCCTCATCGGCCGGATCGTCTCGGCGCCGATCGGGGAGCTGCTCGGCTGGCGGCTCGGCCTGCTCGCCGTCTCGGTCGTCGCGATCGTCGCGACGCTCGGCTACCTGTGGGCGGTGCCCGAGCCGCGCGGCTTCACACCACCGCCGCGCGGCACGAACACGCTGCGCGACGACGCGATCGAGACGCTGCGGCACGTCGGCCTCCACCTGCGCACACCGGCGCTCATCGGCACCTACGCGCAGGCGCTCCTGCTCATGGGCGGCTTCGTCGCGATCTACAACTTCCTCGGGTTCCGGCTCGTGGGCGCCCCCTACGACCTGCCGACGTGGCTCGCGAGCCTCACGTTCCTCGCCTACCTCACGGGATCGATCGCCTCGCCGATCGCGGGCAATCTCGCGACCCGCTTCCCGCGCAAGGGCGTCCTGCTGGGGTGCATCGCCGTCACCGCGTTCGGGCTCGTGCTCACGGTGTTCGAGCCGCTGTGGCTCGTGATCGGCGGGCTCGTGATCTTCACGGGAGCATTCTTCGCGGCGCACTCGGTCGCGGCGGGCACCGCGGGGAGCATCCCGACGCACGGCCGGGCGCAGTCCTCCGCGCTCTACAACCTCTGCTACTACCTCGGCTCGAGCGTGTTCGGCTACCTCGGTGGCCTCCTCTACGAGTCGTTCGGCTGGACGGGCACGGCCGGCATGGTGCTCGGGCTCGTCCTCGTCTCGGCGGCCGCGGCGATCGCCCTCATCCCCTGGCGGCCACCAACCGGGCTCATCGCGACGGGCGCGATCCCGACCACGGGGCCCCGCGGCTGACCCGCTCGCGACGGCACGCCCTGGCGAGCCGCGGGCCCCGCTCCCTAGGATGCGGGGAGGGAGCGGGGGTTCCCTGGACCGGGGGGCCACGCATGGACGACACGACGACGCGCGTCCTTTCGACGAAGGAGGCGGCCGCGTTCCTCGGCGTCTCGCGCACCGAGGTGCAGCGCGCGATCGCGCGCGGCATCCTGCCGTTCGTCGACCGGGCACCGGCGCAGCCCCGGCTCGGGGTGACGCTCGACGCACTCGTCGCGTTCGCCGATCGCCCCGTCGAGCTGGCCGCCTCACCCACCGTGCCCGCTCGCGACACCGCCTCGCCACTGCACGCCGGCTGATCCACGGGGGATCCGCGGGGAGCCACTGCGGCGACCGCGTGGCACCGCCCCACGTCGACCGTGCTCGCTACGTTGAGCGCATGGCCACCGATCCCACCGTGCCGGGCGACGCCGACGAGCGCACCCCGCACGACGCAGCACACGTCCACGACGACGCGGCCCACCCGGCCGCGAACGCCCCCGTCCCCCAGCCCGCCGACGACACCACGCGCCACCAGGACGACGACGCGACCCGGACCGCCGCGTCCGGCGTGGTCGCGTCCGTGTCGGCATCGGACGCCCCGAACGGCGAGGCGATCACGGAGCCCCACCCCACCGCGACGGGACGCCGCCCCGTCGGCGTGCGGATCGAGCGCCCCTTCGTGCTCGGATTCCTCCTCACGCTCGGCGGCCTCACCGCCTGGCTCCTCGGCACGACGCTCACGGACATCTCGACGATCCTCGTCTACATCGCGTTCGCCCTGTTCATCGCGCTCGGCCTCGACCCCGTCGTGCGCTGGATCATGCACCGCGGCCTGTCGCGCGCGTGGGCCGTCGTCATCACGATCGTCCTGTTCCTCGTCGTGTTCGTGGGTGTGTTCTGGCTCGTGATCCCGACCGCGGTCGACCAGATCACGCTCTTCGTGCAGTCCGTCCCGTCGCTCGTCACGGAGTTCATGCGCTCGGACTTCTTCCACTGGCTCGAGGGCTTCTTCGGCACCGGCCTGCAGACGCTCGTCACCGACGCGCAGTCCTTCATCGCCGACCCGGCGAACATCGCGGCGATCGGCGGCGGCGCGCTCCAGGTCAGCGCGACGGTCTTCAACGGCATCTCCGGCACGATCATCGTCCTCGTCCTGACGCTCTACTTCATCACGTCCCTGCCCGGCATCAAGACGTCCCTGTACCGCCTCGCCCCGGCGCGGAGCCGCGCGAGCATCTCCGAGCTGAGCGATCAGATCACCGACTCGATCGGCGGCTACCTCGGCGGCATGGTCGTCCTCGCCGCGATGAACGCGATCGTCTCCGGCGTCCTGTACGCCGTCCTCGGCTTGCCGTTCCCGCTGCTCATGGCGGTCATCGCGTTCTGCATCACGCTCATCCCGCTCGTCGGAACCGTCCTGTTCTGGAGCATCGGGTCGGTCCTCGCGGTCTTCTCCGACCCGCTCTCGGCGCTCGTCTTCGCGGCCGTGTACCTCGTCTACATGCAGATCGAGGCGTACCTGCTCACGCCGCGAGTCATGAGCCGGACGATCTCAGTGCCGGGCGCGCTCGTCGTGATCGGCGCCCTCGTGGGCGGCACGCTGCTCGGCCTGCTCGGCGCGCTCGTCGCCATCCCCGTCACGGCCTCGATCCTGCTCATCATCAAGAAGGTCTGGATCCCGCGCCAGGACGCGAAGCGCTGACGCCACGCCGGGCGTCGACCCGCGGCGGGCTCGAGCGCGTGTGCCCGCGCGGATCCGGGCCACCCGTGACCTGCCGGATCGGTCGGCCCGACGCCGGCGGACGGCACGACGTGGCTCACATGCTCGTCTCGGCGCGTTCGTCGGGCCCAGGGCGCCCCGCGCGCTCGTCCGCGACGTGGGTGTGCATGCGCTCGCCCACGTCGTTGAAGATGCTCAGCACGGTCGCCGCCCGTCCACCCGCCGCGCTCATCGCGTGCGGGATGCTCGTGTCGAACTCGGCGGCCTCGCCGCGCGTGAGCACGAGGTCCTGTTCGCCGAGGCGCAGTCGCAGACGACCCGAGAGCACGTAGAGCCACTCGTAACCGTCGTGCACGCGCAGCGCCGGGAGTTCGCGCACGGGCGGGTACACGATGCGGTACGTGCTCACGGGCGAGTGCTCGGGGGCGAGCGGTGTGATGACGAGCCCCTCGCGATGCACGACGGCCCGGCGCACCCGCGGGTCGGGCGCCTCGCGCACGAGGAGGTCGTCGATCCGGATGCCGAGACGTCGCGTGAGCGGCACGAGCAGCTCGAGGCTCGCCTGCCGCTTGCCGGACTCGAGGCGTGAGAGCGAGCTCGCCGACATCCCCGCGTCGGCGGCGAGCTCGTCGAGCGTGAGCCCGCGCGCGCGTCGCGCGGCCCGCAGTCGCGGGCCGAGCTGATCGAGTCCGTCCGTCATGGCTCCCTCCGTCCGTCGACGTCCCTCGCAGGCCACCACGACCCGATGTGCGAGCCGGCCGCATCCGTCCAGGACTTGCTGTTTCTGCAAGATCACTTGCCATCTTGTCACGCCGGGTCGAACCTGTCGACATGACGCAGAACGACGCTCCCACGCTCCACGACACGATCGTCATCGGCGGCGGTGCCGCGGGTCTCTCGGCCGCCCTCATGCTCGGGCGCGCCCGGCGGGACACGCTCGTGATCGACGTGGGCAGCCCGCGCAATCGCTTCGCGGACCACATGCACGGCGTGCTCGGCAACGAGGGCACACCACCCGACGAGCTCCTCCGCCGCGGCCGGGAGGAGGCCGCCGGCTACGGCGTCCGCACGATCCCCGGCACGGTCGCGACCGTCACCGACGTCCGGGCGGCGTCGAGGTGGGCCTCACCGACGGCCACCTCCTCCGCTCGCGTGCGCTCGTCGTCGCGACGGGCCTGACCGACGAGCTGCCGCCGGTCCCCGGCCTCGCCGAACGCTGGGGCCGGACCGTACTGCACTGCCCCTACTGCCACGGGTGGGAGGTGCGCGACGAACGCATCGGCGTCCTCGCGACCTCACCGATGGCGCTCCACCAGGCCCGGCTCGTGCGACAGTGGAGTGAGTCGAAGTGACGTCGGGGCGTCCGGGGCCGTTCGGCGGGCCCCGGTCGCGGTACCCGTCGGCGGGTCCCGCTCGCTCCGATGTCGTGTCACGACCGTGCCGGAGCGCGTTCCGGGCCGTCCAATACGGGCGCCCGATGGGTTCCCATCGGGTCACGCGATGGATCGTCGGAGCCTCGCGGGACGGCCACGGATCGGCGCCGGTCCGCGGATCTCGGCCGCGCAGCACCCCTCGCGGGTGTCCCGGGAACACGTCGGCGCCGAGGACTCGCGCCGTCACGGGACGACACGGGCACTCGGCGCCGGGTGGGGCGTCGGGCTCAGGCGGGGTCGCCCGGGGCGTCCCCGATCGCGACGGGCAGTTCGTCCCTGTTCGACCACTGGCTCCACGAGCCGGGATAGAGCGCGGGGTCGAAGCCCGCGAGCTCGAGCGCGAGCACGGTGTGTGCGGCCGTCACGCCCGAACCGCAGTACGCGACGATCGGTCGATCCGGCTCGACCCCGAGTGATTCGAAGCGTTCGCGGAGCTCCGCCGCGCTGCGGAACCGGCCGCGCTCGTCCAGGTTCTCGCCGGTCGGTGCGCTCCGGGCACCGGGTACATGGCCCGCGCGCGGATCGATCGGCTCGACCTCGCCGCGATAGCGTTCGGCGGCCCGCACGTCGAGCAGTACGCCGCTGCGCGGGACGCCCGCGACCTCGTCGAGGGACACGCGCGCGAGCGCGCCCGGTCGCACGCGCGCCGTCCCCCCGCCCGGCGGGTCGACCTCGCCTGCCTCGACGGGGAGCCCGGCCGCCTGCCACGCCGGGAAGCCGCCGTCGAGGACGCGCACCCGTTCGAGCCCGGCGTCCCGCAGCACCCACCACGCGCGCGCGGCCGCGGTCGCGCCCACCGCGTCGAGGACGACGATCTCCGTCCCGTCGTCGATCCCCCAGCGCGTCACCGCCGCCTGCAGCCGTTCGGCCGAGGGCAGTGGGTGCCGACCGAGCCGCGGGGTCGGCGGGTCGGACAGCTCGGTCTCGAGATCGACGAACAGCGCGCCGGGCACGTGCCCCGCGAGGTAGTCGTCGTGCGTGTGCGGATTCCCGAGCTGCCAGCGGACGTCGAGGACGCGGACGTCCTCTCCGGCCTCCAGCAGGCGCGCGAGTTCCTCGGCTTCGATGAGTTGGTTCGGTCGGTTCGACACGGTGGTCCCTTCGTTCGTCGGTCGTCTCGCGTCCCGCGCTCGCGGGCGGTCGGCACGCCGAGCTCGTCGCTCAGGGCGCGAGCGCGACGGCGCGCACCGCGCCCGCCGCCACCAGTGTGCCCACCTCGTCGTGCATCGCGCCGAGAACGCGCTCGTCGATCCCGGGCCGCCCCGCGACGTACACGCCGATCGTGCCGAGCGACGGGAGCCCCGCGACGGGCCGCAGGCCACGCGGGACGCCCGAGAAGGGGAGGGCGCCGACGCCGAGGCCCGCCCGCGCCGCCGCGACCACCCCCTCGTGGTTCGCCGCCTCGGCGGCGAGCCGCACGTGCGTCCCGCGCGCGTGCAGCAGCTCCGTCGCCCGGCGGCGGATGCCGCACGGTTCGCTGCAGGCGACGAGCGGCACCTCGTCGTCGAGGTCGCCGTCCGGATCGCCCGCGCTGAACCAGTCGAGCGCGAGGCGACCGGCGGGTCGCCCGGGTACGTCGCCGCCGAACCCGACGAGGACGGCCACGTCGACGGTTCCGCGCGCGAGCTCCGTGGCGATCGCGGCGGAGCGGCCGATCCGGAAGCGGAGGCCGCGGCCGGGCAGGGCCTCGGCCAGGGCCGGTCGGAGGCCGTGCGAGAGTTCGTCGACGAGGGCCCCGCTCGCCCCGACCACGACGGGGGCGGCGTCCTCGAGGGTCCCGAGTCTGCGCAGCGCGTCGTCGTGCTGTTGCAGGATCGCGCGCGCCTCCGCGAGCAGCCGGTCGCCCGCGTCCGTGAACACCGCGCGGCGCCCCTCGCGCCGGACGAGCGCCCGCCCGATCACGCCCTCGAGCTGTCGCACGTGCTGGCTGACGGTGGGTTGGCTGATGAACAGGGCGTCCGCGGCGCGGCCGAAGCCGCCGCGATCGGCGATCGCGACGAAGCTCCGCAATTGCGTCACTCCGAGCACCTGGTTCATGCGTGCAGGCTACGAAGCGTCCCGGGTCGCCTCAACGCGGCCGGTCGCCGGGCGTCGCACCGGGTTACGGGCCGTAACCGGACGTTCCCGCGACGACGACGGCAGCGGTGCGCAGGCGCGTCCCCACGACGACGACGACGGAGCGCAGATGCGCTCCGCCGCCGTCCGCCGCGCGCACCGGTGGGTCGTTCGCCCGCCGGTGCGCGCGCCGTGGATCAGTGCTCGTCGTAGTGGTCCTCGTGCACCGCGTGACGGTGGCCGTCGTGCACGTAGTCGACGTGGTCCTCGTGCTGCACGGCCTCGTGGCCGCAGTTCTCACCGTGGGTGTGCTCCGTGACGGTGTGCTCGGCGACGGACTCGTGCTCGTCGTAGTGGTCGCCGTGGAGCGCGTGGTGGTGCGTGCCGTGCACGTAGTCGACGTGGTCGCCGTGCTGCACGGTCTCGTGGCCGCAGTCCGGTCCGTGGGTGTGCTCCGCCGTGGTGTGCTCGGCGTGGATGTCGGTGCTGGTCATGCTGGTTCCTTCCGTTCGATGCGTGGCACGTCCTCCACGGCGGCCCCCTCGGTCGCATGGGGTTCCCGGACGTGCGTGAGCGCGTCCTGGATGACGTGTGTGACGTGGTGATCGGCGACCTCGTAGATTGCCTCCTTGCCGTGTCGGACCGCGGTGACGAGCCCCGCCTGCCGGAGCGTGCGCAGATGCTGTGAGACCAGCGGCTGCGACAGCCCGGTTGCGGAGCTCAGCGCGCTCACGGTGCGGGGTTCCTGCCCGATGAGGTGCAGGAGACCGAGCCGCGATGCGCTCCCGAGGACCTTGAACAGTTGCGCCGCCTGGGCGACGCCCGGTTCCACGTCCATGTCTTCATCCCATCACTCGCATAAACGGATTGCAATATGACTATACTAATTGAGAACGCTGCTCAGCGTTCGGAGGGGAGGCCGGGATGGCCGCGACGACCGACGGCAACCGTGACGCCGCACAGAAGCACCCGCCCGTGCAGAAGCGCAACACCGCGCAGAAAGCGGCCGTCCGGACGGCGCTCGAGCAGTCGCCGGGCTTCATCTCCGCGGCGAAGCTGCACCATCAGCTCATCGAGGAGGGCGGCACGATCGGGCTCGCGACCGTGTACCGGCAGCTCAACGCGCTCGCCGAGGCGGGCGAGGCCGACACGATCACGGTGCAGAGCGGGCAGCTGTTCCGCGTGTGCGAGCCGGACGGACACCACCACCACCTCGTGTGCGAGGTGTGCGGCAAGGCGGTCGACATCGAGCCGCCGAGCGAGGCGTGGATCCGGAAGGTGGCCGACGAGCACGGTTTCACGGTGACGGGCCACGTGCTCGAGGTCTTCGGCCGCTGCCCGGACTGCGCGGCGAAGCCCACCCCCGAAAACCCCTGACCCCGGCCCCTACCTGCCTGATCCCCTGCTCCCCTGATCCCCTGACCACCTGATCCCCTGACCACCTGACCACCACGGGCCAGACGCCACGCATCCAGCCGGGTTGTTGCTACCGGGCCGCGGGCCCGGTAGCAACAACCCGGCTTTCTGTGCCGCACAGGATGCGCGGAACGAGCAGCGCGGCCAGGAGCGAGGGGATCGCGAGCACGAGCCACGGCGCGGCGGCGGCCGCACCGGTCCCGAGCACTGGCCACGGGGCGGCGGCCGTCACCTCGGCCCCGAGCGCGAACAGCCGACCCACGAAGACGTTGCCGATGAGCACGGCCACGCCGCCCGCCGTCGCGAGCAGGCCGAAGAACGAGCCGGTCGGCCCGGCGACAGCGAAGCGATGCACACGCCCGAGCGCCGTCGGGTTCGCGGCGAGATGGCCGAGGATGATCCCCGTCGCGGTGCCGAACGCCGCGATGATCGCCGCCGTCCGCGACACGGGCACGATCGCCGATGCGGCGGCGAGCCCGAACCCGGCCGCGGTCACGAGGTACCCGAGGCGGAGCGCGCGTTCGTCGCCCAGTCGTGCGCACACTCGCGCGATCGGGAGTTGCGCACCGAGCGTGAGCACCGACACCCACACGAAGAGGAGCGCGACGACATCGGCGCCCGCGCCGACCACGGCCAGCGCGAGCGGCAGCGCCAGATAGAGCTGGTTGTACGCGAGAAGATCCGACGCGTGCAGTGCCGCGAACGCGACGAAGCGCCGATCCCGGAGCGCCGCCCAGCCGCGCGCGGGCGGGTGCTCCGCGGGGTCCTCGCCCTCATCCGGCTCGCCGTCGATCCGGGCACCGCCGTGCCCGTGGGATCCGAGCCCGTGGGATCCGCGCGCGTCCGCACGCGGGTCGCCGCGACCGCGGCGAGACCGGCCCCGGCCTCGTCCGCGCGTCGCGTCGGGGCGCGGCAGGAGCCAGGCGAGCAGGACGCCGATGACCACGAACATCCCCGCACCCGCGGCGGCGACCGTCGCGAAGCCGAGGCCGAGCAGGAGCGCCCCGACGACGGGGCCGATGACCGCGCCGACCTCCCCCGTCACCCCGAGCCACGCGAACAGCGTCGCCCGGCGCCGCGCACCCGCCGGGCCTCGACGCGACTCGGCGTCCGCGATGAGCACGTTCAGGCCCGGCGAGAACAGCGCCCCGCCGAGGCCCGTGAGCACGGTCCCCACGACGAAGAGCCACAGCGCGGGCTCGGGCGACCACAGCGAGGCGGCGAGCGTGAGGAATCCGAGGACGCGCACGCCACAGCCGACGAGGATGAGCGTTCGTGCGCCGAAGCGATCGGCGAGCACGCCACCGACGAGGAACATGCCCTGCTGCGCGAACGTGCGCACCCCGAGCACGAGGCCGACGGCGGTGCCCGCGAGCGCGAAGTCGTCGGCGAGCACGATCGCGATGAACGGCACGACGGCATAGA is drawn from Pseudoclavibacter chungangensis and contains these coding sequences:
- a CDS encoding ArsR/SmtB family transcription factor; this encodes MDVEPGVAQAAQLFKVLGSASRLGLLHLIGQEPRTVSALSSATGLSQPLVSQHLRTLRQAGLVTAVRHGKEAIYEVADHHVTHVIQDALTHVREPHATEGAAVEDVPRIERKEPA
- a CDS encoding helix-turn-helix domain-containing protein — encoded protein: MTDGLDQLGPRLRAARRARGLTLDELAADAGMSASSLSRLESGKRQASLELLVPLTRRLGIRIDDLLVREAPDPRVRRAVVHREGLVITPLAPEHSPVSTYRIVYPPVRELPALRVHDGYEWLYVLSGRLRLRLGEQDLVLTRGEAAEFDTSIPHAMSAAGGRAATVLSIFNDVGERMHTHVADERAGRPGPDERAETSM
- a CDS encoding helix-turn-helix transcriptional regulator encodes the protein MDDTTTRVLSTKEAAAFLGVSRTEVQRAIARGILPFVDRAPAQPRLGVTLDALVAFADRPVELAASPTVPARDTASPLHAG
- a CDS encoding sulfurtransferase, whose product is MSNRPNQLIEAEELARLLEAGEDVRVLDVRWQLGNPHTHDDYLAGHVPGALFVDLETELSDPPTPRLGRHPLPSAERLQAAVTRWGIDDGTEIVVLDAVGATAAARAWWVLRDAGLERVRVLDGGFPAWQAAGLPVEAGEVDPPGGGTARVRPGALARVSLDEVAGVPRSGVLLDVRAAERYRGEVEPIDPRAGHVPGARSAPTGENLDERGRFRSAAELRERFESLGVEPDRPIVAYCGSGVTAAHTVLALELAGFDPALYPGSWSQWSNRDELPVAIGDAPGDPA
- a CDS encoding LysR family transcriptional regulator, with the protein product MNQVLGVTQLRSFVAIADRGGFGRAADALFISQPTVSQHVRQLEGVIGRALVRREGRRAVFTDAGDRLLAEARAILQQHDDALRRLGTLEDAAPVVVGASGALVDELSHGLRPALAEALPGRGLRFRIGRSAAIATELARGTVDVAVLVGFGGDVPGRPAGRLALDWFSAGDPDGDLDDEVPLVACSEPCGIRRRATELLHARGTHVRLAAEAANHEGVVAAARAGLGVGALPFSGVPRGLRPVAGLPSLGTIGVYVAGRPGIDERVLGAMHDEVGTLVAAGAVRAVALAP
- a CDS encoding Fur family transcriptional regulator, encoding MAATTDGNRDAAQKHPPVQKRNTAQKAAVRTALEQSPGFISAAKLHHQLIEEGGTIGLATVYRQLNALAEAGEADTITVQSGQLFRVCEPDGHHHHLVCEVCGKAVDIEPPSEAWIRKVADEHGFTVTGHVLEVFGRCPDCAAKPTPENP
- a CDS encoding MFS transporter: MSSDDAFEERAPYAGVTGGVASARVASTVRAPRTEVPTLLGAQMAFNIGFYAVVPFIAIVLADDFALAGTAVGLVLGVRTFAQQGMFLVGGVLADRFGARTLILVGCGVRVLGFLTLAASLWSPEPALWLFVVGTVLTGLGGALFSPGLNVLIADAESRRGPAGARRRATLFAWLGVTGEVGAVIGPVVGALLLGLGFATVAAAGAGMFVVIGVLLAWLLPRPDATRGRGRGRSRRGRGDPRADARGSHGLGSHGHGGARIDGEPDEGEDPAEHPPARGWAALRDRRFVAFAALHASDLLAYNQLYLALPLALAVVGAGADVVALLFVWVSVLTLGAQLPIARVCARLGDERALRLGYLVTAAGFGLAAASAIVPVSRTAAIIAAFGTATGIILGHLAANPTALGRVHRFAVAGPTGSFFGLLATAGGVAVLIGNVFVGRLFALGAEVTAAAPWPVLGTGAAAAAPWLVLAIPSLLAALLVPRILCGTESRVVATGPAAR
- a CDS encoding AI-2E family transporter, which produces MATDPTVPGDADERTPHDAAHVHDDAAHPAANAPVPQPADDTTRHQDDDATRTAASGVVASVSASDAPNGEAITEPHPTATGRRPVGVRIERPFVLGFLLTLGGLTAWLLGTTLTDISTILVYIAFALFIALGLDPVVRWIMHRGLSRAWAVVITIVLFLVVFVGVFWLVIPTAVDQITLFVQSVPSLVTEFMRSDFFHWLEGFFGTGLQTLVTDAQSFIADPANIAAIGGGALQVSATVFNGISGTIIVLVLTLYFITSLPGIKTSLYRLAPARSRASISELSDQITDSIGGYLGGMVVLAAMNAIVSGVLYAVLGLPFPLLMAVIAFCITLIPLVGTVLFWSIGSVLAVFSDPLSALVFAAVYLVYMQIEAYLLTPRVMSRTISVPGALVVIGALVGGTLLGLLGALVAIPVTASILLIIKKVWIPRQDAKR
- a CDS encoding MFS transporter → MPAVPAAPNDASGGDSWKGHERGSREFGRVRLALFFAGVVTFAQLYAPQAVLPEIATEFGIDASRASLMVSTGTFGVAASVLPWSLVADRVGRVRVMSISVISATVLGLVTAAMPLFELAVALRLLEGIALGGIPAVALAYLNEEVTRRAAPLVAGMFVAGNTMGGLIGRIVSAPIGELLGWRLGLLAVSVVAIVATLGYLWAVPEPRGFTPPPRGTNTLRDDAIETLRHVGLHLRTPALIGTYAQALLLMGGFVAIYNFLGFRLVGAPYDLPTWLASLTFLAYLTGSIASPIAGNLATRFPRKGVLLGCIAVTAFGLVLTVFEPLWLVIGGLVIFTGAFFAAHSVAAGTAGSIPTHGRAQSSALYNLCYYLGSSVFGYLGGLLYESFGWTGTAGMVLGLVLVSAAAAIALIPWRPPTGLIATGAIPTTGPRG
- a CDS encoding FAD-binding protein, which encodes MTQNDAPTLHDTIVIGGGAAGLSAALMLGRARRDTLVIDVGSPRNRFADHMHGVLGNEGTPPDELLRRGREEAAGYGVRTIPGTVATVTDVRAASRWASPTATSSARVRSSSRRA